The Scomber japonicus isolate fScoJap1 chromosome 9, fScoJap1.pri, whole genome shotgun sequence genome includes a region encoding these proteins:
- the stx2b gene encoding syntaxin-2 isoform X2, translating into MKDRLAELSAGRTQVEEDVAVAVDRDGFMESFFRRVEEVRGLIDKISYQVEEVRKMHSMILSAPNPDDRTKDQLDALTNDIKGNANVVRTKLKSMEQNMPKDDTANRSSVDFRIQKTQHTVLSRKFVEVMTQYNETQVSFRERSKGRIQRQLEITGRVTTNEELEDMLESGNPSIFTSDIISDSQITRQALNEIESRHQDIIRLESSIRELHAMFMDMAMLVETQGDMVNNIENNVSNATEFICRAKEETKKAVRYQKKSRRKLLFLTMCGAAGLLLLLIIIVGVFE; encoded by the exons ATGAAGGATCgattggctgaactgagcgCT GGCAGAACACAAGTAGAGGAGGATGTTGCAGTCGCAGTGGACAGAGATGGCTTCATGGAGAGCTTTTTCAGAAGG GTGGAAGAAGTTCGAGGGCTCATTGATAAGATCTCCTACCAAGTGGAAGAGGTGAGGAAGATGCACAGCATGATCCTGTCCGCACCCAACCCAGATGACA gaacAAAGGATCAGCTTGATGCATTGACCAACGATATCAAAGGGAATGCCAATGTGGTGCGAACGAAGCTAAAAT CCATGGAGCAAAATATGCCCAAAGATGACACAGCTAACAGATCGTCAGTTGACTTCAGGATCCAGAAAACACAG CACACAGTGCTGTCCAGGAAGTTTGTGGAGGTCATGACCCAGTACAATGAGACGCAAGTGTCCTTTCGggaaagaagcaaaggaaggatCCAGAGACAGCTGGAGATAA ctgGAAGAGTGACCACCAATGAAGAACTGGAAGACATGCTAGAAAGTGGAAATCCATCAATATTCACATCTGAT ATAATTTCTGACTCTCAAATCACACGTCAGGCCTTAAATGAGATAGAATCACGACACCAGGACATTATCCGCCTGGAGTCGAGCATCAGAGAGCTTCATGCCATGTTCATGGACATGGCAATGCTGGTTGAGACTCAG GGAGACATGGTCAACAACATTGAAAACAACGTTTCCAATGCAACTGAATTCATTTGTCGGGCTAAAGAAGAGACCAAAAAGGCAGTGAGATACCAGAAAAAATCCCGAAGG AAACTTCTCTTCCTTACCATGTGTGGGGCTGCAGGGTTACTCCTTTTACTCATCATAATAGTTGGAGTCTTTGAATGA
- the stx2b gene encoding syntaxin-2 isoform X1: MKDRLAELSAGRTQVEEDVAVAVDRDGFMESFFRRVEEVRGLIDKISYQVEEVRKMHSMILSAPNPDDRTKDQLDALTNDIKGNANVVRTKLKSMEQNMPKDDTANRSSVDFRIQKTQHTVLSRKFVEVMTQYNETQVSFRERSKGRIQRQLEITGRVTTNEELEDMLESGNPSIFTSDIISDSQITRQALNEIESRHQDIIRLESSIRELHAMFMDMAMLVETQGDMVNNIENNVSNATEFICRAKEETKKAVRYQKKSRRKYIILAFALLILLAVIALIVGLSVGLTKPPV, from the exons ATGAAGGATCgattggctgaactgagcgCT GGCAGAACACAAGTAGAGGAGGATGTTGCAGTCGCAGTGGACAGAGATGGCTTCATGGAGAGCTTTTTCAGAAGG GTGGAAGAAGTTCGAGGGCTCATTGATAAGATCTCCTACCAAGTGGAAGAGGTGAGGAAGATGCACAGCATGATCCTGTCCGCACCCAACCCAGATGACA gaacAAAGGATCAGCTTGATGCATTGACCAACGATATCAAAGGGAATGCCAATGTGGTGCGAACGAAGCTAAAAT CCATGGAGCAAAATATGCCCAAAGATGACACAGCTAACAGATCGTCAGTTGACTTCAGGATCCAGAAAACACAG CACACAGTGCTGTCCAGGAAGTTTGTGGAGGTCATGACCCAGTACAATGAGACGCAAGTGTCCTTTCGggaaagaagcaaaggaaggatCCAGAGACAGCTGGAGATAA ctgGAAGAGTGACCACCAATGAAGAACTGGAAGACATGCTAGAAAGTGGAAATCCATCAATATTCACATCTGAT ATAATTTCTGACTCTCAAATCACACGTCAGGCCTTAAATGAGATAGAATCACGACACCAGGACATTATCCGCCTGGAGTCGAGCATCAGAGAGCTTCATGCCATGTTCATGGACATGGCAATGCTGGTTGAGACTCAG GGAGACATGGTCAACAACATTGAAAACAACGTTTCCAATGCAACTGAATTCATTTGTCGGGCTAAAGAAGAGACCAAAAAGGCAGTGAGATACCAGAAAAAATCCCGAAGG AAATACATTATCCTTGCATTTGCTCTATTGATCCTGCTTGCTGTCATTGCACTAATTGTTGGCCTGTCTGTTGGACTAACTAAACCTCCTGTGTGA